In Methanosarcina barkeri MS, a single window of DNA contains:
- a CDS encoding PKD domain-containing protein: MKEKECSIALALTFIILFLIFVSSTASALQTETDPPNFTVPEITGGAGDSSDDKVVLNELSTEENNVTTESIQAAALKITEKRIITSAAEQYSPAIYGNKIAWEDTRNGEANAYMYNLSTKKETQIPIDAERTWYPAIYGDKIACMGYRGEYNYENYEDCDIYTYDISTNKEKRIIDDSLVYSAPAIYGDRIVWADYRRDGLFEMNDIYMYNLSTSKETRITNSGSTNCPDIYGNKIVWLDCRNGYSDVYMYDISTKKETQITNNESSKRFPAIYGDRIVWVDSRNDDGNYDIFDIYMYNLSTRRETQITTTGSVGEGLDIYGDRIVWTDSRNGNWDIYVYDLATGQECHTTDKSDQYEPEIYGDRIVWTDMRNGNADIYMGILSKSSPVAAFSAAPTTGKAPLKVKFTDTSTGSPTSWKWDFGDGSKSYLQNPTHKYSKAGTYTVNLTVKNAAGSNTVTKTDYIVVVSKPTAAFSAEPTEGKAPLTVAFTDQSLGNPTKWKWSFGDGTISREQNPEHQYSQEGKYKIILTVSNAAGSSTVTKTNYIKVTTNTRPGIYSESKINP; encoded by the coding sequence ATGAAAGAAAAAGAGTGTTCAATAGCTTTAGCTTTAACGTTTATAATTTTATTTTTGATTTTTGTTTCATCTACGGCATCGGCACTCCAAACCGAAACAGATCCTCCTAACTTCACCGTACCAGAAATCACAGGTGGAGCGGGAGACTCTTCCGATGACAAAGTTGTTTTAAATGAGTTATCTACAGAAGAAAACAATGTAACTACAGAATCTATACAAGCTGCCGCGCTTAAGATCACTGAAAAGCGTATCATCACCAGTGCAGCAGAGCAGTATTCCCCTGCTATCTATGGTAACAAAATTGCGTGGGAAGATACTCGTAATGGAGAAGCTAATGCCTATATGTACAATCTTTCTACGAAAAAGGAAACTCAGATACCTATTGATGCAGAAAGGACATGGTATCCTGCAATCTACGGTGACAAGATTGCCTGCATGGGTTATCGCGGTGAATACAACTATGAAAACTATGAAGATTGCGACATTTATACGTACGATATTTCCACTAATAAGGAAAAAAGGATAATTGACGACTCATTAGTTTACTCTGCTCCTGCAATATACGGGGACAGAATAGTGTGGGCAGATTATCGTCGAGATGGACTCTTTGAAATGAACGATATCTACATGTACAACTTATCTACTTCCAAGGAAACTCGGATCACTAATAGCGGATCTACAAACTGTCCTGATATCTACGGGAACAAGATAGTATGGTTAGACTGTCGCAATGGATATTCTGATGTCTACATGTACGATATATCTACTAAAAAGGAAACTCAAATTACTAACAATGAATCAAGTAAGAGGTTTCCTGCTATCTACGGTGACAGAATAGTATGGGTGGATTCTCGCAATGACGATGGAAACTACGATATATTCGATATATACATGTATAACTTATCCACTCGCAGAGAAACTCAGATAACCACTACTGGGTCAGTGGGAGAAGGTCTTGATATTTATGGGGACAGGATAGTGTGGACGGACTCTCGCAATGGAAACTGGGATATCTATGTGTACGATCTAGCCACTGGTCAGGAATGTCACACTACTGATAAATCAGATCAGTACGAGCCAGAGATCTATGGTGACAGGATAGTATGGACAGATATGCGCAATGGAAATGCTGATATCTATATGGGTATCCTTTCGAAAAGCTCTCCAGTTGCTGCATTTTCTGCAGCTCCAACTACAGGAAAAGCACCACTGAAGGTTAAGTTTACTGACACAAGTACTGGTTCCCCAACTTCTTGGAAATGGGACTTTGGAGATGGATCAAAGTCATACCTCCAGAATCCAACTCACAAGTATTCAAAGGCAGGAACATATACTGTAAACTTAACAGTAAAGAATGCTGCGGGCAGTAACACGGTAACAAAAACAGATTACATAGTAGTAGTCTCAAAACCTACTGCTGCATTTTCTGCAGAACCCACCGAAGGAAAAGCACCATTAACGGTTGCCTTTACTGATCAGAGTTTAGGAAACCCCACGAAATGGAAATGGAGTTTTGGAGACGGAACAATTTCAAGAGAACAGAATCCAGAACATCAGTATTCACAGGAAGGAAAATATAAGATTATACTTACAGTAAGCAATGCGGCAGGCAGCAGTACCGTAACAAAAACAAATTACATAAAAGTGACAACAAATACAAGACCAGGTATATACTCTGAAAGCAAAATAAATCCTTAA
- a CDS encoding DUF531 domain-containing protein encodes MKHLMLTLGIVNTYDKIKVLDAHYRAIARAAPICHAFGFHLALYDFPFKMTAEELVAYVMEKTTIGESGSYLKILYEKNYLSVSDLPKKGFPSQFGEIVITTSKPDPKKQVPPIKIAEEALRNRSFLFLVGLGHKGLPKELFERGKYHLDITCKGLSLETCTAIGAIPAHLSGLMENIETKK; translated from the coding sequence ATGAAGCACCTTATGCTCACCCTAGGGATAGTAAATACCTACGATAAAATCAAAGTTCTAGATGCTCATTATCGAGCAATAGCAAGAGCTGCTCCGATCTGCCATGCTTTTGGATTCCACCTTGCCCTTTACGATTTTCCTTTTAAGATGACCGCAGAAGAACTGGTAGCTTATGTGATGGAAAAAACCACAATAGGAGAATCGGGAAGTTATCTCAAAATCCTTTATGAAAAAAACTACCTGTCAGTATCCGATCTTCCAAAAAAAGGGTTCCCTTCCCAGTTTGGGGAAATCGTAATCACTACCTCAAAACCGGATCCCAAAAAACAGGTTCCACCCATAAAGATTGCAGAGGAAGCTCTTCGAAACCGTTCATTTCTATTTCTTGTAGGGCTCGGGCACAAAGGACTTCCAAAAGAGCTTTTCGAGAGAGGAAAATACCATCTTGACATTACCTGCAAAGGGCTTTCTCTTGAGACCTGCACTGCCATAGGGGCAATTCCTGCTCACCTTTCAGGGCTCATGGAAAATATTGAAACTAAAAAATAA
- a CDS encoding GNAT family N-acetyltransferase, translating into MREIHIRKARKSDLLAIQRLLSTYFLDMEELELENFVLAEINEKITGCAALIKSESYGKDFLEIHSIAVHPNFRGKGIGTRLVKHLLTTIGDQYCDLYVRTTAPIFFEKLNFTKIDNTEKLSFWKDCENCEHFDKCTQHAMKYSCKY; encoded by the coding sequence ATGAGAGAAATCCATATCCGAAAAGCCAGAAAATCTGACCTGCTGGCAATTCAGAGGTTACTGTCAACTTACTTTCTTGACATGGAAGAACTTGAACTGGAAAATTTCGTGCTGGCTGAGATCAATGAAAAAATTACAGGATGCGCTGCCCTTATAAAATCCGAATCCTACGGTAAAGATTTTCTGGAAATTCATTCTATTGCAGTCCATCCGAACTTCCGTGGAAAAGGGATTGGAACCAGGCTTGTTAAGCACCTTCTAACAACTATTGGAGACCAGTACTGCGACTTGTATGTCAGGACAACTGCCCCTATCTTTTTTGAAAAACTAAATTTTACAAAAATAGATAATACTGAAAAGTTATCCTTTTGGAAAGATTGCGAAAATTGTGAGCATTTTGATAAGTGCACGCAGCATGCAATGAAATATTCTTGCAAGTATTGA
- a CDS encoding class I SAM-dependent methyltransferase → MSEVNFNSKAFTYADNALVQKSASEVLLNLLSIQPEEDVLDIGCGPGHITKKIAEITKGSVQGIDVSQGMIEQAVSSNKDLPNLKYSVMDAENLELNTKFDVIVCNSCFQWFQKPEQVLMRCFNVLKEGGRIGVQAPATQSYCPNFISAIEKIRMHPCTRDVFNHFKSPWFFFDSKDEYEQLFRNHGFDIIYSELREESNLFSVEQAYKIYQSGAENGYLNQSFYTVTLTDNYISTFRELVKEALQEQADNSGMINLKFERIYLVAKKQ, encoded by the coding sequence ATGTCAGAAGTTAATTTTAATTCCAAGGCTTTTACATATGCAGATAATGCATTGGTTCAAAAGTCAGCCTCTGAAGTTCTCTTGAATTTATTATCAATTCAACCTGAAGAAGATGTACTTGATATAGGCTGTGGGCCAGGTCATATCACAAAAAAAATCGCAGAAATTACTAAAGGATCTGTACAGGGGATCGATGTTTCTCAAGGTATGATAGAACAGGCAGTAAGCTCCAACAAAGATCTTCCCAACTTAAAATATTCTGTCATGGATGCTGAAAATCTTGAGCTAAATACAAAATTTGATGTTATTGTGTGTAACTCGTGTTTTCAGTGGTTTCAAAAGCCAGAACAAGTATTAATGCGTTGTTTTAATGTGCTTAAGGAAGGAGGTAGAATAGGGGTACAGGCTCCAGCTACTCAATCTTATTGCCCTAACTTTATTTCAGCAATAGAAAAAATCCGTATGCATCCATGTACACGAGATGTATTTAATCACTTTAAAAGCCCGTGGTTTTTCTTTGACAGCAAGGATGAATATGAGCAACTTTTTAGAAATCATGGATTTGATATAATTTATAGCGAACTTCGTGAAGAGTCAAATCTCTTTTCTGTTGAACAGGCGTATAAAATATATCAATCAGGAGCCGAAAACGGTTACTTGAACCAATCTTTTTACACCGTAACTTTGACGGATAATTACATTAGTACTTTTCGTGAATTAGTTAAAGAAGCTCTTCAAGAACAGGCAGATAATTCAGGAATGATTAACTTAAAGTTTGAAAGAATCTATTTAGTTGCTAAAAAACAATGA
- a CDS encoding PKD domain-containing protein — MSQYLKNEIAKPVAAFSAYFTSGKAPLTVVFTDKSAGLPEKWKWSFGDGITSREQNPKHQYSQEGNYKITLTVTNVAGSSTVTKTNYIKVTTNTKPSIYSESKINP; from the coding sequence ATGTCACAGTATCTAAAAAATGAAATCGCAAAACCCGTTGCTGCATTTTCTGCATATTTTACCTCAGGAAAAGCACCATTAACTGTCGTCTTTACTGACAAAAGTGCAGGTTTACCAGAAAAGTGGAAATGGAGTTTTGGAGACGGAATAACTTCAAGAGAACAGAATCCAAAGCATCAGTATTCACAGGAAGGAAACTATAAGATTACACTTACGGTGACCAATGTTGCAGGCAGCAGTACCGTAACAAAAACAAATTACATAAAAGTGACAACAAATACAAAACCAAGTATATACTCTGAAAGCAAAATAAATCCTTAA
- a CDS encoding PKD domain-containing protein, producing MKKKEKAYSIALVSIFIILFLIFVSSPASAFTHIIGNNTTLSTTPEVSSGAGDPSDDQIPSDELSTEETDTATESIQPAELKITEKRITTNNFEQSDPVIYGNKILWYDERNGNGDIYMYDFSTKKETQISIIDAEGTFAPAIYGDKIVCMGYRGEPYEGYDIYTYDISTKKEKRITDDSAVFSAPAIYGDRIVWEDNRQYGSTGMDDIYMYNLSTSKETRITNSGSANYPAIYDNRIVWVDSRNGYTDVYMYDISTKKETQITNNESKKMYSVICSDRIAWMDNRNGSWDIYMYDLSTKKETPITNHETTCYPEIYGDRIVWSDVRNGNWDIYVYDLATHQESHTTDKSDQYDPEIYGDRIVWTDMRNGNRDIYMGTLSKSSPVAAFSAAPTTGKAPLKVKFTDTSTRTPTKWIWDFGDGSKSFHQNPTHKYSKAGVYTVSLTAKNAAGSNTVTKTEYIKVITKPVAAFSASSTSGKVPLKVKFTDTSTGIPAKWVWKFGDGSKSYHQNPVHKYSKAGVYTVSLTVKNAKGSNTVTKSKYITVTAKPVASFSASPTSGKTPLNVKFTDKSTGSPTKWKWDFGDGTKSFHQNPTHKYSKAGKYTVTLKVTNAVGINTATKSKYITVTGTSQAPTADFWGWPLSGKAPLKVKFTETSKGSPTSWKWDFGDGKYSTEKSPTHTYSSAGTYTVKLIATNEAGSSTKSKWKYIKVAK from the coding sequence GTGAAAAAGAAGGAAAAAGCGTACTCAATAGCTTTAGTTTCAATATTTATAATTTTATTTTTGATTTTTGTTTCATCTCCGGCATCGGCATTCACACATATAATAGGTAATAACACCACATTGAGCACCACACCGGAGGTCAGCAGTGGAGCAGGCGATCCCTCAGATGATCAGATTCCATCCGATGAGTTATCTACCGAAGAAACCGATACAGCCACGGAATCGATACAACCTGCTGAGCTCAAGATCACTGAAAAGCGTATTACCACTAATAACTTTGAGCAGTCTGACCCTGTTATTTATGGTAACAAAATCTTGTGGTATGATGAGCGCAATGGAAATGGGGATATCTATATGTACGATTTTTCTACTAAAAAAGAAACTCAGATATCTATTATTGATGCAGAAGGGACATTTGCTCCTGCAATCTACGGTGACAAGATTGTCTGCATGGGTTATCGCGGTGAACCCTATGAAGGTTACGACATTTATACGTACGATATTTCCACTAAAAAGGAAAAAAGGATAACTGACGACTCAGCAGTTTTCTCTGCTCCTGCAATATACGGGGACAGAATAGTGTGGGAAGATAATCGCCAATATGGATCCACTGGAATGGACGATATCTACATGTACAACTTATCTACTTCCAAGGAAACCCGGATCACTAATAGCGGATCTGCAAACTATCCTGCTATCTACGATAACAGGATAGTATGGGTAGACTCTCGCAATGGATATACTGATGTCTACATGTACGATATATCTACTAAAAAGGAAACTCAAATTACTAACAATGAATCAAAGAAGATGTATTCTGTTATCTGCAGTGACAGAATAGCGTGGATGGATAATCGTAATGGAAGCTGGGATATCTACATGTATGATCTTTCCACTAAAAAGGAAACTCCGATCACAAATCATGAAACTACCTGTTATCCTGAAATCTATGGTGACAGAATAGTGTGGTCTGATGTTCGCAATGGAAACTGGGATATCTATGTGTACGATTTAGCCACTCACCAAGAAAGTCACACTACTGATAAATCCGATCAGTACGATCCAGAGATCTATGGTGACAGGATAGTATGGACAGATATGCGCAATGGAAATCGCGACATTTACATGGGTACCCTTTCGAAAAGCTCTCCAGTTGCTGCATTTTCTGCAGCTCCAACTACAGGAAAAGCACCACTGAAGGTTAAGTTTACTGACACAAGCACAAGGACACCTACTAAATGGATATGGGACTTTGGAGACGGATCAAAGTCATTCCACCAGAATCCAACTCACAAGTATTCAAAAGCAGGAGTATATACTGTTAGCTTAACAGCAAAGAATGCTGCAGGTAGTAACACGGTAACAAAAACAGAATATATAAAAGTGATAACAAAACCAGTTGCTGCCTTTTCAGCCTCTTCTACTTCAGGAAAAGTACCACTGAAGGTTAAATTTACTGACACAAGTACAGGAATACCTGCTAAATGGGTATGGAAATTTGGAGATGGGTCAAAGTCATACCACCAGAATCCGGTTCACAAGTATTCAAAAGCAGGAGTATATACTGTTAGCTTAACAGTAAAGAATGCTAAAGGCAGTAACACGGTAACAAAATCAAAGTATATAACCGTGACAGCAAAACCAGTTGCTTCATTTTCTGCATCTCCAACCTCCGGAAAAACCCCATTAAACGTTAAATTTACTGACAAAAGTACAGGGTCGCCGACCAAATGGAAATGGGATTTTGGAGACGGAACAAAGTCATTCCACCAGAATCCAACGCATAAGTATTCAAAAGCAGGAAAATACACAGTAACACTCAAAGTAACCAATGCTGTAGGCATCAACACAGCAACAAAATCAAAGTATATAACCGTGACAGGAACTTCTCAAGCTCCGACTGCAGATTTCTGGGGCTGGCCATTATCAGGAAAAGCTCCGCTAAAGGTAAAATTTACGGAGACGAGCAAAGGATCGCCAACCTCATGGAAATGGGATTTCGGAGATGGTAAATATTCAACAGAAAAGAGTCCAACACACACATATTCATCTGCAGGAACTTACACGGTTAAACTCATAGCAACAAATGAAGCAGGAAGTAGTACAAAATCAAAATGGAAATATATAAAAGTGGCAAAGTGA
- a CDS encoding TolB family protein, giving the protein MNKPMTFCTTSLILIAFVLCLFLSTASADTAESVLPTITETRITTSGSASDPDIYNDIIAWVDYRNGNNDVYMYNISTKEEIKIPTNGSANCPCIYGDKIVWEDDSHMLPSWDLSDIHMYDLSTKKETQIPARLEEFVAEGQPDIYGDKIVWQDLYDEDWGVSMYDLSTKEETLISHDALCPAIYGNRIVYYVSHPRKGTDSNIYMYDLSTKKETQITTSGSADCPAIYGNRIVYSDDRKGNYDIYMYDLSTKKETQITSSPDNQVSPDIYGNRILWKDDGGEDDGGEYHGIYMCDLSTNQKFKITSRGSKSDPAIYGNTVVYTDDHNGKSDIYMSTISSKGPGSVPPVAAFSAAPTTGKAPLKVKFTDKSTGTPTKWIWDFGDGSKSFHQNPTHKYSKAGVYTVSLTVKNAAGSNTVTKTEYIKVITKPVAAFSASSTSGKVPLKVKFTDTSTGTPTKWKWDFGDGSKSYHQNPTHKYSKAGVYTVSLTVKNAKGSNTVTKSKYITVTAKPVAAFSASPTSGKSPLNVKFTDKSTGTPTKWKWDFGDGTKSFHQNPTHKYSKAGKYTVTLKVTNAAGINTATKSKYITVTGTSQAPTADFWGWPLSGKAPLKVKFTETSKGSPTSWKWDFGDGKYSTEKSPTHTYSAAGTYTVKLIATNEAGSSTKLKWKYIKVAK; this is encoded by the coding sequence ATGAATAAACCAATGACCTTTTGTACTACAAGCTTAATTTTAATAGCCTTCGTTTTGTGTTTGTTTTTGTCTACGGCATCAGCAGATACAGCGGAAAGTGTTTTGCCTACAATCACTGAAACCCGAATAACCACCAGTGGATCAGCTAGTGATCCAGATATATATAATGATATAATAGCATGGGTCGACTATCGCAATGGAAACAACGATGTCTACATGTACAATATCTCTACCAAAGAGGAAATTAAGATTCCCACCAATGGATCTGCAAATTGTCCATGTATCTACGGTGATAAAATAGTGTGGGAAGACGATAGCCACATGCTTCCATCTTGGGACTTATCCGATATACATATGTACGATCTCTCTACTAAAAAGGAAACTCAGATTCCCGCCCGTCTTGAGGAATTCGTGGCAGAGGGGCAACCTGATATTTATGGCGACAAGATTGTGTGGCAAGATCTTTACGATGAGGATTGGGGTGTTTCTATGTATGATCTTTCTACTAAAGAGGAAACTTTGATCAGCCACGATGCATTGTGTCCTGCTATCTACGGTAACAGAATAGTATATTACGTATCCCACCCTCGCAAAGGGACTGATTCGAATATTTACATGTATGACCTCTCCACTAAGAAGGAAACTCAGATAACCACCAGCGGATCCGCTGACTGTCCTGCTATATATGGTAACAGGATAGTATACTCTGATGACCGCAAAGGAAACTATGACATCTATATGTATGATCTTTCTACTAAAAAGGAAACCCAGATAACCAGCAGTCCAGATAACCAGGTGTCTCCTGATATCTATGGTAACAGGATATTGTGGAAGGATGATGGTGGGGAGGACGATGGTGGGGAATATCATGGTATCTACATGTGCGATCTTTCCACTAATCAGAAATTTAAAATTACCAGCCGTGGAAGTAAAAGTGATCCTGCTATCTATGGTAACACAGTAGTATATACCGATGATCATAATGGAAAGTCCGATATTTACATGAGCACTATTTCAAGCAAAGGACCAGGATCAGTACCACCCGTTGCTGCATTTTCTGCAGCTCCAACTACAGGAAAAGCACCACTGAAGGTTAAATTTACTGACAAAAGCACAGGAACACCCACAAAGTGGATATGGGACTTTGGAGACGGATCAAAGTCATTCCACCAGAATCCAACTCACAAGTATTCAAAAGCAGGAGTATATACTGTTAGCTTAACAGTAAAGAATGCGGCAGGTAGTAACACAGTAACAAAAACAGAATATATAAAAGTGATAACAAAACCAGTTGCTGCCTTTTCAGCCTCTTCTACTTCAGGAAAAGTACCACTGAAGGTTAAATTTACTGACACAAGTACAGGAACACCCACAAAATGGAAATGGGACTTTGGAGATGGATCAAAGTCATACCACCAGAATCCGACTCACAAGTATTCAAAAGCAGGAGTATATACTGTTAGCTTAACAGTAAAGAATGCTAAAGGCAGTAACACGGTAACAAAATCAAAGTATATAACCGTGACAGCAAAACCAGTTGCTGCCTTCTCTGCATCTCCAACATCAGGAAAATCTCCATTAAACGTTAAATTTACGGACAAAAGTACCGGAACGCCAACGAAATGGAAATGGGATTTTGGAGACGGAACAAAGTCATTCCACCAGAATCCAACGCATAAGTATTCAAAAGCAGGAAAATACACAGTAACTCTTAAAGTAACCAATGCGGCAGGCATCAACACAGCAACAAAATCAAAGTATATAACCGTGACAGGAACTTCGCAAGCTCCGACTGCAGATTTCTGGGGCTGGCCATTATCAGGAAAAGCACCATTAAAGGTAAAATTTACGGAGACTAGCAAAGGATCGCCAACCTCATGGAAATGGGATTTCGGAGATGGAAAATATTCAACAGAAAAGAGTCCAACACACACATATTCAGCAGCAGGAACTTACACGGTTAAACTCATAGCAACAAATGAAGCAGGAAGTAGTACAAAATTAAAATGGAAATATATAAAAGTGGCAAAGTGA
- a CDS encoding PKD domain-containing protein yields the protein MKKKEKAYSIALASTFIIFLILVSSATAAPINGRDHKFTVPEITGRSGDSSNDTVALNKLSTEGNLTTPESIQATALKLTETPITTNKLEQWDPIVYNNKIVWYDNRNGNWDIYMYDLSTKKETQITTNVSDQYSPYIYGNRIVWVDERNRNPEDISGNSDIYMYDLSTKKETQITNNEGYLWSSSIYDDKMVWTACPYGDLSDFYDICMYNVSTKNEKMITDNGCSYYPAIYGNKIVWVDYRNGYTDVYMYDISTKKETQITNNESEKMCPAIYGDKIVWMDSRNENWDIYMYNLTTKKETQITTGPSDSLYPAIYGDRIVWNNNRKGNWDVYVYDLATGQKWHTTDKSDQYYPAIYGDRIVWTDMRNGNPDIYMGTLSKSSPVAAFSASPNTGKAPLNVAFTDTSTGSPTSWFWNFGDGSKSFLQNPIHKYSKVGKYTVSLTVKNAESSNTVTKKDYINVVTKPVAAFSAYPTTGKAPLNVAFTDKSTGIPTKWKWSFGDGTISREKNPKHQYSQEGNYKITLTVTNVAGSSTVTKTNYIKVTTTTRPGIYSKSKITP from the coding sequence ATGAAAAAGAAAGAAAAAGCGTATTCAATAGCTTTAGCGTCAACATTTATTATATTTTTAATTTTGGTTTCATCTGCGACAGCGGCACCGATTAATGGAAGAGATCACAAATTCACCGTACCAGAAATCACCGGCAGATCAGGAGACTCTTCCAATGACACAGTTGCTTTAAATAAGTTATCTACAGAGGGAAATCTTACAACCCCAGAATCTATACAAGCTACCGCGTTAAAGCTCACTGAAACTCCAATCACCACCAATAAATTGGAACAGTGGGATCCTATTGTCTATAATAACAAGATAGTGTGGTATGATAATCGCAATGGAAACTGGGATATTTACATGTATGATCTCTCCACTAAAAAGGAAACTCAGATCACTACAAATGTATCAGATCAGTATAGCCCCTACATTTACGGTAACAGGATAGTGTGGGTAGATGAGCGAAATAGAAACCCTGAAGACATCAGTGGAAACTCTGATATATACATGTATGACCTTTCCACTAAAAAGGAAACTCAGATCACAAACAATGAAGGATATCTGTGGAGCTCCTCAATCTATGATGACAAGATGGTCTGGACAGCTTGTCCCTACGGCGACCTCTCCGATTTTTACGATATTTGCATGTACAACGTTTCCACCAAAAACGAAAAAATGATAACTGACAACGGATGCTCATATTATCCTGCAATCTACGGTAACAAAATAGTATGGGTAGACTATCGCAATGGCTATACTGATGTCTACATGTACGATATATCTACTAAAAAGGAAACTCAAATTACTAACAATGAATCAGAGAAGATGTGCCCTGCTATCTATGGTGACAAAATAGTGTGGATGGATTCCCGCAACGAAAACTGGGATATCTACATGTATAACCTTACCACTAAAAAGGAAACTCAGATCACCACCGGTCCATCAGATTCACTTTATCCTGCAATATACGGTGACAGAATCGTGTGGAATAATAATCGCAAAGGAAACTGGGATGTCTACGTGTATGATCTAGCCACTGGTCAGAAATGGCATACTACTGATAAATCAGATCAGTACTATCCTGCAATCTATGGTGACAGGATAGTATGGACAGATATGCGCAATGGAAATCCTGATATCTATATGGGTACTCTTTCGAAAAGTTCTCCGGTTGCTGCATTTTCTGCATCTCCAAATACAGGAAAAGCACCATTAAATGTTGCCTTTACCGATACAAGCACCGGCTCCCCAACTTCCTGGTTCTGGAACTTTGGAGACGGATCAAAGTCATTCCTCCAGAATCCGATCCACAAGTATTCAAAAGTAGGAAAATATACTGTTAGCTTAACGGTAAAGAACGCTGAGAGCAGTAACACTGTAACAAAGAAAGATTATATAAATGTAGTAACAAAGCCGGTTGCTGCATTTTCTGCATATCCAACTACAGGAAAAGCGCCATTAAATGTTGCCTTTACGGATAAAAGTACGGGAATACCGACTAAATGGAAATGGAGTTTTGGAGACGGAACAATTTCAAGAGAAAAGAATCCAAAACATCAGTATTCACAGGAAGGAAACTATAAGATTACACTTACGGTGACCAATGTTGCAGGCAGCAGTACCGTAACAAAAACAAATTACATAAAAGTGACAACAACCACAAGGCCGGGTATATATTCTAAAAGCAAAATAACTCCTTAA
- a CDS encoding cysteine desulfurase: MYDVYAVREDFPVLKEVVYLDSTATTQTPIPAVEAMVEYFYRYAGNHGRGAHRLAREATNRYEDARETVANFLNAEPSKTILTKNTTEGINLIANSYPWEAGDHIVTTALEHHSNLLPWLRLQKKGVKVTIVNPDSKGKIDVSSIEKAFTEKTRLVAINQISNVFGSVQDVKTITKLAHRYGIKVLVDGAQSAGHMPVSLKDLNCDFFATAGHKGLLGPQGTGVLYIKEPDVLDSASVGGGTVSDVEGHTYVLEPSPACFEAGTPNIPGVIGLGRAVEYVEKIGVPEIEAHEIKLSRETAKRLSELEHVEVYGPEDRAGIVPFNVKGLHAHDVALILDQTRKICVRSGHHCAIPTIRFLNVDSTVRASFALYNTEEEVDILVNAVAGLKALVS; the protein is encoded by the coding sequence ATGTACGACGTATATGCGGTCCGTGAAGATTTCCCTGTTCTTAAAGAAGTCGTGTACCTTGACAGTACAGCAACTACTCAGACTCCAATACCTGCAGTTGAAGCCATGGTCGAGTACTTTTACAGGTATGCTGGAAATCACGGGAGAGGAGCCCATCGTCTTGCCAGGGAGGCTACAAACCGCTATGAAGATGCAAGGGAAACCGTTGCGAATTTCCTGAACGCAGAGCCTTCAAAGACCATTCTTACGAAAAATACCACTGAAGGGATCAATCTTATCGCAAACAGTTACCCATGGGAAGCCGGAGACCATATCGTTACAACTGCACTTGAACACCATTCTAATCTCCTTCCTTGGCTGCGCCTGCAGAAAAAAGGGGTAAAAGTTACGATTGTAAATCCGGACAGTAAAGGAAAAATCGATGTCTCTTCGATAGAAAAAGCCTTTACTGAAAAAACTAGACTGGTGGCCATAAATCAGATATCAAATGTCTTCGGTTCCGTCCAAGATGTAAAAACCATTACTAAACTTGCCCATCGATACGGTATAAAAGTCCTGGTCGATGGGGCTCAATCTGCAGGACATATGCCGGTCAGCCTTAAAGATCTGAACTGTGATTTTTTTGCAACTGCCGGACATAAAGGCCTGCTTGGGCCGCAGGGTACTGGCGTCCTCTATATCAAAGAACCGGATGTTCTCGATAGCGCCTCAGTGGGAGGAGGTACGGTTTCGGATGTTGAGGGACATACTTACGTTCTTGAACCTTCTCCTGCCTGTTTTGAAGCCGGCACTCCGAATATTCCTGGAGTTATAGGCTTAGGAAGAGCCGTCGAATATGTAGAAAAAATAGGGGTGCCGGAAATTGAGGCACATGAAATAAAGTTGTCCAGAGAAACTGCAAAAAGGCTTTCCGAACTCGAGCATGTAGAAGTATATGGGCCTGAAGACCGGGCAGGGATAGTGCCGTTTAATGTAAAAGGACTTCATGCTCACGATGTTGCTCTAATCCTTGACCAGACAAGGAAAATCTGTGTCAGGAGTGGACATCACTGTGCAATCCCAACTATTCGCTTCCTAAATGTAGACAGCACCGTAAGAGCTTCCTTTGCATTATATAATACCGAAGAAGAAGTGGATATACTGGTAAATGCAGTTGCAGGGCTTAAAGCACTCGTTTCTTAA